One Nymphaea colorata isolate Beijing-Zhang1983 chromosome 12, ASM883128v2, whole genome shotgun sequence genomic window, tgttattcaatttctacgaaaaattaataataataataataataatattaatattaatattaataaaatatctttaccgcaccgccgcacctaatttttttgagatgtgccgcaccggcatcgacacccgcaccccgcactcaggtgacatagcaACCAGCAATAATAGACAGATTGAGCTTGCTACAGAGTCGGATACTCACACGGAATCAGATTCGTCTAGTGAGGATGAAAAATCCTCTCCTTCTGCAAAGACGCCTATGGAAATTATGCCAAAAGAGTATAAGTCTGAAAGCGAAGAAGAGACTTCGTCCGAATCTGAAGATAGCAGTAGTACCGGTTCTTCAAGTGATGAAGAAATAGAGTCGTCAAGTAGAGGGCGCACAAATAAAAACGCCCTCAAGCCTTCAGATCGTGCGAAAGTTGAAAATTCAGAAAAGGGGATTCTTGGAGCCCCTCCTACCTCTATCCCTAGTAGCAGCACGAGTATCACGTCAAAAGATACTAAAGGCATACTTGGCCCAGCCAAGACAATCAGTGCTACACGGCCTTTGGAATGGGTTCAACATAGAGCAACAAATGAGAACCAAAGGCCCAACCAGCAGAACGAGTCAGTAAGACGAAGAgacacaaagccctccaatggCATTTACGAAGGACTACTTCCCTTACCTAAACCTTCCAAGACGACAGAACAAGAGAAATTACGGGAAAGTAATAGTGCGTGTCAAAACTCGAATGAAGGGTGCTCATCTAGCCTAACACGAGCAGAAAGTAGGGCGACACCTCTTGAAGGACAAACGCCTGAGGGAAGTCCTAAAGAGAGGCTAAGACAGAGCAACGAAGAAATCTTCACCCTAGCTTCACCTTTCAGATGGGCAGATGAGCCATGGAATCATGAAACCCGTGAgcaaacaaagatagaaacaatgGGGCAGCCAGCCACGGGCAGCAAAGGGTTATTACCACCTCCTAGTACCCTTACGAGTAAGAAccaacctaaggagggtggtatggatCACGACTTCTTAGAGTCTCCCAACAAGAAAGTGCAGAAGAAACTCCAACACTGGGCGACTCAAGAATTGGCAAGTCAAAACGCCAAAGTAGATAGAGCCCAAGACAAGAGACTCCCTCTTGTTACGCACCAAGCAGGAAAAGAGGTAGTTGCCGCCTCTATCAGAAACAATAAGGGGTCTAATAAACCTGGGTGTAAGCAAAGAACCAAACCGCTTAACATCCGGGAGCAGTTCGAAGAAGAGATCCTAGCAATGACAGACAGAATCCTCCCTGaatcaaaagatgaaaaagaaagctcAGGTGAGGAACGTCATGACCTTAAGGTGACAGAAATAGGAGCAGCCAATGATCAGTACACCGTGTCCACCTTCACCTCTTCCCAGCGCAAGATACAGTCTAGGAAAGGTGGTCGGCAACGTAACTTACCAACTCTGGGAAATTATATAGAAAAACTCTACCGAGAGCGTTGGAGAGCGTACCAgtttccagactctccaaacTATAGTCGGGAGTTAAGGGATCATCAAGACTCCCTTAACCAACACATGCAAGGCTTATTATTAGGCCCCAACTACAATGAGCGCGCAGTGGCCTGTCCTAGTGAGCAGCAACACTTGGCAATCGCAGAATCACGGGCAGACCACCACACGGAAAGCGAGCTTAAGCGGAAGAAAACAGCTGCAAGGGCGGCAAAGGCTTCACATCGGACAACTGCCTAGAGATTACGGCCCCAAACGGATGCATCAAGAAACCACGAGTAAGACAACTCGGGTCTTCACTCGGGAGTTTAAGAAAGGGCCGAGAGGATGCTTCCTCAACCAGAGGAACTCCCTTGCCGTACTACCCCGAGATTATGgaccaaaagaaaaacttatGTGGGTAGCACGTGGAACTCAGACCCATCCGGAGAAAGGTAAAgtaagagcttggggacaagctcattttaaggagggtgTATCTGATACGAGCCAAAAATCCAGCCAGCTTGTAAGGGCTGAACCGAGGACCAAGCAAGGTCCGACTAGGCTCGTAAGGGCTAGGCCAGCTACAGAGGAAACTatacagcttggagttcttgcagtgggcggagcgggcggagcaacaacggccaagcgcGGGGAAAAAtggattaaacctcaaggtggccTTGATCCGTTTTTAGGACTTTTCCGAACTTGAATGGTCTAACCTATGGTCGAGTCCTAACCCGAGTTcacacgaggtagtctaggtcgaacctaggcaaaagggggttgagccggtccaagttcaaccatgcgcccaagcaagtggatccgagtgatccacggaccattttatttggacggATAGTGTCCCTTAGATCTGATTTATTTGGATTCGTTTTTAGATCCATTGAGTTCtgtttttggttttaagttacttttttagtgaaccggttcggaatgtgaaccgagttgcttAGGATGTTATTTAAGTAATTGATTTCATGTAATCAGTATGCTTTTGAAAATAATGAATTAATTGGAGgtgtgttgggcggaatgccctttctctctctcgtattctccttggctcacccctctcccacggtggtctcccttctctccttggcgtccctcctcacccatggcgcaacgtcttcttcctccactcgtcctcaaggatTCTCCACGCCCTAGCGTCACTCCTCATGGCGTCCTCTTCAATCCAGCCCCCTAGGTGAAGGACGACATCCCTTTCACCCTGTATCCAGCCGAaggtcttcctcttctctactttgttttctggtttctttctcttcccctcgacctaaggatagcagcaagctccggcgcgcggcgtctccaaACGGACCACgagaataccccacgagcatttcGAAGTCGatcggtgccttccttctcaagcacaaagaaggttgtgaggctgtcttcttCCCGAGAAGGCTGCAGCAGCTTGGGCGACCTGGTTTCTGCAGCATACGACATCAAAAGTAGCGTAAGAGAATAAAGTTAGTacgtagagaaaacaagaagagttggtgagcaacactTTGCTCGGATTTGATATTGAGTTCAGCTAAAAGGTGGATTTCATTCCCTCGGTGTACACCAAagagtttgagctctcatcccACGGCTGAAAACAACACCAAATTCCTGCTTATGCGTCTCAAGAAATCCTTGGCATTCTTGAGTTCTTTCCCCcacgctacgcacgaaggtTTCCAACGAGCGTCCTCAAAAAGGGCCCTTTGGTTTCCTCCGTTTGTCTCAATGTTGACGCACAAAACCAGCAAGCTAGGAGGCTTGCAAACGTGCAGCAAGGGGCGACTAAACAACAAGAAAATTACTTAGAAAAAGGTCGCCCCATCAAAAGGAATCCAACGGCGAAAGTAGAGCTTCAATCGGATCGTTATGCACATGTTTAAGGTCTCGGCCTGAATTCTGCAACTTCGGTGAACATTCAAGTGATTCCGGCCAAATTTTGGTCAATTCCGGCGTGGTCCATATTATCCCTGATCGTGGAAAGAAGAAACTTCAGTTtaagggtattctggtcattgttgggaggagcgcactagggcaaAACACCCAAGCCACCGGTGCTTACTCGCACGTACCTTGGCAGCCGGTTCTTCATTTGTTAAGTCCCCTCTCCTTCCTTGTTGTGTTTAATCCCTACCGTTGGAGTCGCCATGTGTCAGCCATCCCCTTGGCCTTCCTGATTGACCCagccacctgtcccacttgGATGATTCGGTCCCAGCCAAGAATCCTCCAAGACCCCATCGTATTCCCCAAAATTAGCGAGATCCCCTCTTGTCGGTACCCAATTCCGATTTTGTTGCCTTGCCTTTTGTCAACCGAGATTCCTCTTTGATCTCAGCCCTTGGTGTTGCCACATGCCCTAATGTTAGCCTACATCcactgccacctcaccagctagcTTCCCCTCGACGAGTAGCCTGACCCCACACGTTTTCTCATTCTCCATCGCCAAGTCCCCTTACCGCTTCCTTAGCCCCTTCACGCGTCTTTCCATTTTGGTGGAGCTTTGTGAAGGCGCCACCTGCTGCTATCCCCTAATCCGGTCCCTACCATCACGCCAGTCCAGTCCCTCTCCATCTGCCACCTCAACAGCCAGCCCTTGCCCCTGGCCTCACACGAGATTCCCTCCTCCATCGTCAAGCCCCTTGCCGTTTTCTTAGAAGCCTTCACGCGGTTTCCCATTTGGAAGTGAAGCCATAATGGACCGCCACCTCCTACTTACCAAAACCCATTCCCTTCCTTTACGCTAGTCAACCCAGCTCGTCTCCACCAAGCATGTCTCCACCTCCAGCTTCCTAATCATTACCCACCTAAACCGAGCAAGCTCCCTCCTTCCATCTCACCACCCATTCCCTTGTAGGCCCCACGTGTTCCACTTGTCACCCGTGGAGTCCACCTTTGTCTCGCATCTCCtttcccctttccttttccCCATCGTCCCTAAATCCTCTCGCATAAGGTATAAACCCTGCCACCTCATATTCTCCCCTTTGGTATTAGTCAACCTTACCCTTTAGCCCTTACCTTTCCAAATCTCACCTGGTTTACCCTCTTGGTCCGagcaaaggagaagaaggagtcCCCACGCGCCTAACGTTTAAGACTTACCTTTTTGGCATAGGCCACGTGCCTCCCCTTCCTTACGAATTAGGAAGAAAGCCGAGCCAATTCCCTCCTTATTCTTTAGGAAGGAAATTGGAATCAATTCCTGATTCGCTAGTCTCTCTCTAGCGATCCTCTTAGCTCTAATTTCCATTTTGGAATTAGACGCCCCTTTTTCATCCTCTACCGTAGGAAGGAAATCTCCACGCCACCCCTTGCCTCTTGGTAAGTGGCGTCCtctcatctccctctttcttagttaggaaGCCGCCACCTGGCCTCATCACACCTTAGGAACTCTTGACCAGTCGAGTCAACCCTCACCAGCTAGGAAAGACCTTAGCTTAGTCCACCTTGCTCCCCCTTAGGAAAGTCCTCACCGTGTTAACACTTACTCGTTTTGAGCAAGTCTTCACGCGCCAACTTAGACAACCTCCCTAAGTCGACCTCACCCATTTTGGTAACCCACGTCCTTGAGCCTCTTTTCCTCTTATTCTGGAAAGTAGCCCACGGTCATAAGGCAGCCAAAGTCAACGTTGCCTAATTAACTAGAACCCActtgcacggctagacccaagccgcaCCTTCCGCATGCACCTACCTCACGACCTTAGTGtcttgacttgattcaagtcaaCCCAGCCGCATCTGATCCTAAGCCAAGTTGTAGTCAACCTTGTCCCTGATGACCCTTAGCCTTGACTTAGCTCACCTAAACCCGACCTAGCCAGCCATCCGTAGCCGGACCTCCctcgtagctaggtctgcccgagctctagaccgagctcttCTCCTTCCCGTAGTTAGGATCTCCCGGGTTCTAGATCGAACACTTCCCTGCCGGAAGGTTCTCCCCATTCACAGCGGGACCCTTCCACCTCCGGCACACCTCTTGCTGCCGCCTCCCcttcacggccaggagggcctcTTCAGCAGTAGCACGTCACTTGctgctatctctctctcacggccaggagggccgttTTCCAGCAACTAGCCGGCGTCCCTAGCCGGTCACTTGGAGACTTCCGGCGTCAAATCCATAACGCTGCGCGTATCCAGCTGCAGCCCTCTTCCCCGGAGTCATCCCCTCCTTGTTGCTGCATTGACCGAGGTCAGGAATTCACCTCGCGGCACCTTGCTGACAGCCAAGACTAACTTGGCcggtaacgccctctcactcccttgtagtaTCGCGGGTCGGGTGCACTTTCCTTGtgtatttgcttgagcccggcttcggccttggttgattccagcggTTCCTCgtcggcccttggcctagacacggccgctaatcgacgagcctatctagggtattgggtgtggtttgttacgtgtagttatggtttgtgtggtttgataTTTTgcattgagtgagttgcgagaatacttttgtatcgcgcacgcttgtacggcctcacatctCACGTAGCtttctgtagtaggttttgctttagttaggtttttgggattacccttACGTGTATTCACTTCttattgggtttgcgccggggtcctgtccggccgggtagtttCTTGTATTGATTTGTCTAGGTTTctttggtctagattcctcgaggcgatcttggtAGTAGGACCTCGACTCCTTGGGTCGGCCAGTTGGGGTcgggatcctaacaattggtatcagagcctgctTGGGGTTTAAAGTCACAGAGACAGCGATAGATTTCAGAAGTTAGTACTTTCAACGGAGTAGACGTCGCAGTTTCCAGCTAGTACTTGGACGGCTTCTTGTGGAGTGGCCACCAACAACCGACTGATACCAATCTAACAATTGTTATCAGAGCGACCTTGGGGAATTAATCTTGACTTAACCGCGCTTGGGCCAGCGATGAGTAAGCATCCATGGACAGTGCAGCAATCAGGACTTCAGATTTTCAGTAGGATTTCATTTCAGTTGTTAGACGGAGCTTAGAGTGCATCTGCGGTTTTCTGGTCTGTGACAGTTAGCGTCAGTGTATCAGCGTTCTCAGGGGGCAAACGAAGTCGGATTtgcctcaaatttggtggaCATACTCGTAAGCATATgtgctacaaaagttgtttagggCATCAGAAGAGATTGTGCCCTTAACAAGACGTTTGTGGCTATGCAACGTGCTAAAAGCCTGAACAGACAGAACCTATCCGCGGGAGCAGTTCGGCCAAAAGATTACGTAGTTTTAGAGACTTCCCGAGATCAAACGAGCTGAAATTTTCTGCATAGTCAGATAACTATCTCCTCTTAGTGCTGACAAAgtttgaagtcaaaactccatCGTTTGATATTTCTGTGCGTAAGTCCTTGGGCTACCTTAAAACAGTCTGGACTAAGGGTGTGCACAACCGCACCACCCTAGGGTACTTGAGCTCGAAGTTGCTGTCGAGGCATCAGGCGGATGCGACAGTTAGGCCTCCCACTGTAGGCCCAGCTGAGAGCAAAAGATAGTCACCGAGGTGCTAGGCGGGCACGGTGACAGGTGGAACCAGTTTCCTCCTCCCTTAGCACACACAGGGCAGAAGTATGGCTGATAGACAATGGGCAGAAAAGTTGATTACAGTGAGTTCTTCGCAGCATAGGATTTttttaagagtggcagtgtgtCAGTGTGTTTGGTTTCAGAAGTAGCATAGGATTTGCTTTGGCAGTTTGCTTAGTAGATTAGAAGACGGAATGAGGTACTCGTCTAGTAGTTCGAAAATGGACAAACTCCTTAGCACCTACGAAAATGGCATTTGTATTCGTGAAGATACGTTGATCCAAGGACAGACTTGGGACCAAGGCCCAAAGTGGACTTATGTCCAAGTAGGCAGTAATCCCGAGTGCGACTTGAGACTCCGACACCCTAACATAAAAGGACGTCACTTTGAGTTGGCCATACATAAGGACACCCAAGAAATGTGGATCGCCAAAATCACTTATACGGGTAGACTTATAGTGGCTGGATACGAAGTAGAACATCGAGATTGGGCACCAATCTATCATGGAGAAGTTATCCAAGTTGGGTTCTCAAAATTCCGTCTAGTGCTAGAAGAAAGACTCTCCCCCGTGGccgagaagcaaaaagaatattattATGAGCCCAACGACGAAGATGAGCATTATGTGCAGAATGACTAAAGCACAAGGTCTCTTACGTGGGACGAAGTGCTCAAAAAGATGGACGCGATGCTCGATAGGATGGATCACAGAGTGTCAAtcagaaataagaaaacaaccAGCAATAAAAGACAGACTGAGCTTGCTACAGAGTCAGATACTGACACGGAATCAGATTCGTCTAGTGAGGATGAAAAATCCTCTCCTTCTCCAAAGACGCCTATGGAAATTATGCCAAAAGAGTATAAGTCTGAAAGCGAAGAAGAGACTTCGTCCGAATCCGAAGATAGCAGTAGTACCGGTTCTTCAAGTGATGAAGAAATAGAGTCGTCAAGTAGAGGGCGCACAAATAAAAACGCCCTCAAGCCTTCAGATCGTGCGGAAGTTGAAAATTCAGAAAAGGGGATTCTTGGAGCCCCTCCTACCTCTATCCCTAGTAGCAGCACGAGTATCACGTCAAAAGATACTAAAGGCATACTTGGCCCAGCCAAGACAATCAGTGCCACACGGCGTTTGGAATGGGTTCAACCTAGAGCAACAAATGAGAACCAAAGGCCCAACCAGCAGAACGAGTCAGTAAGACAAAGAgacacaaagccctccaatggCATTTACGAAGGACTACTTCCCTTACCTGAACCTTCCAAGACGACAGAACAAGAGAAATTAAGGGAAAGTAATAGTGCGCGTCCAAACTCGAATGAAGGGTGCTCATCTAGCCTAACACGAGCAGAAAGTAGGGCGACACCTCTTGAAGGACAAACGCCTGAGGGAAGTCCGAAAGAGAGGCTAAGATAGAGCAACGAAGAAATCTTCACCCTAGCTTCACCTTTTCAGATGGGGCAGCCAGCAAAGGGCAGCAAAGGGTTATTACCACCTCCTAGTACCCTTACGAGTAAGAAccaacctaaggagggtggtatggatCACGACTTCTTAGAGTCTCCCAACAAGAAAGTGCAGAAGAAACTCCAACACTGGGCGACTCAAGAATTGGCAAGTCAAAACGCCAAAGTAGATAGAGCCCAAGTTAAGAGACTCCCTCTTGTTACGCACCAAGCAGGAAAAGAAGTAGTTGCCGCCTCAATCAGAAACAATAAGGGCTCTAATAAACCCGGGTGTAAGCAAAGAACCAAACCGCTTAACATCCGGGAGCAGTTCGAAGCAGAGCTCCTAGCAATGACAGACAGAATCCTCCCTGAATcagaagatgaaaaataaagCTCAAGTGAGGAACGTTATGACCTTAAGGTGACAGAAATAGGAGCAGCCAGTGATCAGTACACCGTGTCCACCTTCACCTCTTCCCAGCGCAAGATACAGTCTAGGAAAGGTGGTCGGCAACGTAACTTACCAACTCTGGAAAATTATATAGAAAAACTCTACCCAGAGCGTTGGAGAGCGTACCAgtttccagactctccaaacAGTAGTCGGGAGTTAAGGGATCATCAAGACTCCCTTAACCAACACATGCAATGCTTATTACTAGGCCCCAACTACAGTGAGCGCGCAACAGAAGCGCAGTGGCTTGTCCTAGTGAGCAGCAACACTTGGCAATCGTAGAATCACGGGCAGACCACCACACGGAAAGCGAGCTTATGCGgaagcaaacagctgcaagggcagcaaagGCTTCACATCGGGCAGCAGCCTAGAGATTACGGCCCCAAACGGATGCATCAAGAAACCACGAGTAAGACAACTCGGGTCTTCACTCGGGAATTTAGGAAAGGGCCGAGACGATGCTTCCTCAACCAGAGGAACTCTCTTGCCGTACTACCTCGAGATTATGGACCAAAGGAAAAACTTATGTGGGTAGCACGTGGAACTCAGACCCATCCAGAGAAAGGTAAAgtaagagcttggggacaagctcattttaaggagggtgTATCTGATACGAGCCAAAAATCCAGCCAGCTTGTAAGGGTTGAACCGAGGACCAAGCAAGGTCCGACTAGGCTCGTAAGGGCTGGACGTTAGTCCAGCAAGGCAGCTAGGCCAGCTACAGAGGAAACTatacagcttggagttcttgcagtgggcggagcaacaacggccaagcgcGGGGAAAAAtggattaaacctcaaggtggccTTGATCCGTTTTTAGGACTTCCCCGAACTTTAATGGTCTAACCTATGGTCGAGTCCTAACCCGAGTTcacacgaggtagtctaggtcgaacctaggcaaaagggggttgagccggtccaagctcaaccatgcgcccaagcaagtggatccgagtgatccacggaccattttatttggacggATGGCGTCCCTTAGATCTGATTTATTTGGATTCGTTTTTAGAtccattgagttccgttttttgttttaagttgcttctttagtgaaccggttcggaatgtgaaccgagttgcttaggatgttatttaagtcattgatttCATGTAATCAGTATGCTTTTGGAAAATAATGAATTGATTGGAGgtgtgttgggcggaatgccctttctgtCTCTCGTAttccccttggctcacccctctcccacggtggtctcccttctctccttggcgtccctcctcaCCCATGGCGCAACGTCTTCTTCCTCCACTCGTCCTCCAGGATTCTCCATGCCCTAGCTTCCCTCCTCATGGCGTCCTCTTCAATCCAGCCCCTAGGTGAAGGACGACATCCCTTTCACCCTCCATCCAGCCGA contains:
- the LOC116265849 gene encoding lisH domain-containing protein C1711.05-like, coding for MDAMLDRMDHRVSIRNKKTTSNKRQTELATESDTDTESDSSSEDEKSSPSPKTPMEIMPKEYKSESEEETSSESEDSSSTGSSSDEEIESSSRGRTNKNALKPSDRAEVENSEKGILGAPPTSIPSSSTSITSKDTKGILGPAKTISATRRLEWVQPRATNENQRPNQQNESVRQRDTKPSNGIYEGLLPLPEPSKTTEQEKLRESNSARPNSNEGCSSSLTRAESRATPLEGQTPEGSPKERLR